In Flavobacterium sp. N3904, one DNA window encodes the following:
- a CDS encoding DUF4956 domain-containing protein has protein sequence MNLSELIARFLLLTFSVLLLYFFSNRKNKETINPLIIVVGFCTFSLCYLFTKVEIGIGIGFGLFAIFSILRFRAQTFSLNAIIFLFAIITLSILDIMYPVEKYEVLVFFQIVIIAFYILSYFMLFNNADKFNKSCKLILKYDDFYILDDVNRRLKIEKCLPFNSFDYEIISIDMLSNEVEILIFY, from the coding sequence ATGAATCTATCCGAACTAATAGCACGTTTTCTTCTTCTTACTTTTTCGGTTCTTTTATTGTATTTTTTTTCCAATAGAAAGAATAAAGAAACGATAAATCCTCTTATTATTGTTGTTGGATTTTGTACTTTTTCTTTGTGTTATTTGTTTACAAAAGTTGAAATCGGCATCGGAATTGGGTTTGGACTTTTCGCTATTTTTTCGATATTACGATTCCGGGCTCAAACTTTTTCACTCAATGCTATTATTTTTCTTTTTGCCATAATTACCCTTTCAATTTTGGATATAATGTATCCGGTTGAAAAATATGAAGTGCTGGTTTTTTTCCAGATTGTAATTATTGCTTTTTATATTTTGAGCTATTTTATGCTTTTTAATAATGCAGATAAATTCAATAAAAGCTGTAAACTTATTTTAAAATACGATGATTTCTATATTCTTGACGATGTAAACAGGAGGCTGAAAATTGAAAAATGCCTTCCGTTTAATTCTTTCGATTATGAGATAATTTCAATAGACATGCTTTCAAACGAGGTTGAAATATTGATTTTTTATTGA
- a CDS encoding fasciclin domain-containing protein: MKNLLKIKKVLTLSLLIIIGTSCNNDDDTPVTPVVDNTITGIASSNPDFSILVEALTKADLATTLKGAGPYTVFAPTNAAFTAFLKTTPYATIKDVPTTALTQILLNHVVSGSVKSTDLTTGYIKTLAKGTASSTNTLSMFVNTASGVKLNGISTVTKADIMASNGVIHIVDAVIGLPTIVDHAAANPNFTTLVAALTYNPASGFAGILSGTASSPFTVFAPTNDAFGAFLTETGYSGLSAIPANVLEKTLKYHVVAGANVQSSQLTNDQVVTTFSGQNVTVKFTPTRLLDVSGRNCNIIAVDVQCSNGIIHVLDKVLLPTF, translated from the coding sequence ATGAAAAATCTATTAAAAATCAAAAAAGTATTGACTTTATCGCTATTAATAATAATTGGCACTTCATGCAATAATGATGACGACACACCAGTAACTCCAGTAGTGGACAATACAATTACTGGTATTGCTTCAAGTAATCCTGATTTCAGTATTCTAGTCGAAGCATTGACAAAAGCAGATTTGGCAACAACGCTAAAAGGAGCAGGTCCTTATACAGTATTTGCACCAACAAATGCCGCTTTTACAGCATTTTTAAAAACAACACCTTATGCCACAATTAAGGATGTACCAACAACCGCTCTAACTCAAATTTTATTGAATCATGTTGTAAGCGGAAGTGTAAAATCAACCGATTTAACAACTGGATACATTAAAACACTGGCAAAAGGAACTGCATCATCTACAAACACTTTAAGTATGTTTGTCAATACTGCGTCTGGGGTAAAATTAAACGGAATTTCGACCGTTACTAAAGCCGATATTATGGCTTCAAACGGTGTAATACATATTGTAGACGCAGTGATAGGACTGCCAACGATTGTAGATCATGCCGCAGCAAATCCTAACTTCACCACTTTGGTAGCCGCCTTAACATACAATCCTGCTTCTGGATTTGCTGGAATATTATCTGGAACAGCAAGCTCTCCTTTTACAGTTTTCGCTCCAACAAATGATGCATTTGGAGCTTTCTTAACAGAAACAGGCTATTCTGGATTGTCAGCAATTCCAGCCAATGTTTTAGAAAAAACATTAAAATACCATGTTGTTGCCGGCGCCAATGTACAATCAAGTCAATTGACAAATGATCAAGTTGTAACCACTTTTTCCGGGCAAAATGTTACCGTAAAATTTACACCTACTCGATTACTGGATGTAAGCGGAAGAAATTGCAATATCATTGCAGTAGACGTTCAATGCTCTAATGGAATCATACACGTACTAGATAAAGTACTACTCCCTACTTTTTAA
- a CDS encoding OsmC family protein — translation MTSKVTYLGDLRTSSVHIQSGTEIISDAPVDNNGKGEAFSPTDSVANALATCMMTIMGIKARDLNVDFKGSTAAVTKIMNAEPRRIGAIEIVFEMTGVFEQKDKTILERAAMTCPVFLSLNTEIEKRITFNWK, via the coding sequence ATGACTTCAAAAGTAACTTATTTAGGAGATTTAAGAACGTCTTCGGTACACATACAATCGGGAACTGAGATCATATCAGATGCTCCAGTTGATAATAATGGAAAAGGAGAAGCTTTTTCTCCGACGGATTCAGTTGCAAATGCTTTGGCTACCTGTATGATGACGATTATGGGGATAAAAGCGAGAGATTTGAATGTTGATTTTAAAGGTTCGACAGCCGCAGTTACCAAGATCATGAATGCCGAACCAAGACGCATTGGTGCTATCGAAATTGTTTTTGAAATGACTGGAGTTTTCGAACAAAAAGACAAAACCATTCTGGAAAGAGCGGCGATGACTTGCCCTGTTTTCTTGAGTTTGAATACAGAAATTGAAAAGCGAATTACTTTTAATTGGAAATAG
- a CDS encoding DUF3820 family protein yields the protein MDQNQKQLIKLAHTKMPFGKYEGWFLIDIPEYYIVWYSNKGFPKGELGEQLKLIYELKLNGLEELIRNIKKKYPKPIK from the coding sequence TTGGATCAAAACCAAAAGCAACTTATAAAACTGGCCCATACCAAAATGCCCTTTGGTAAATATGAAGGCTGGTTTCTTATTGATATTCCCGAATATTATATTGTTTGGTACAGTAATAAAGGTTTTCCAAAAGGAGAACTAGGCGAACAATTGAAATTAATTTATGAGTTAAAACTTAACGGACTCGAAGAATTAATTCGAAACATAAAAAAGAAGTATCCAAAACCAATAAAATAG
- a CDS encoding LysM peptidoglycan-binding domain-containing protein → MKYFSVLFFSVLFVAVSSQAQDKLDKYVVSKGETINQIAQKFKITPLDIYKLNPDAQNGLKPNTVLLIPKSNSKNVAVSNNKPKAQARTHVVLAKETLFGIENKYDVTDEALKKANPFLEKEGLQIGQILNIPSKSSSKTTVVAKNVVIYHTVLAKETKYSIAKQYDMTIEELEKRNPEIVANLPIGYQLLIKGNGPKPIAKESNIEKKADVVKPITIKASKEIVYVEYQVKAKETFYSLSKMFGLTQQQLIELNPALSGGVEEGMMLKVPSKSNQIASNSVKQKVVLTQKSSDDKKTLVLLLPFNIAKNSNDTINSTTNRIKNDKFLNMTLDFYSGALMAIDSAKQVGISLDVKIFDSNETKNTSNVASIFKDNNLENADAVVGPFYQSNVEKTANLFAQNNVPVISPLSKDGGNPFDNLYQSIVSTTVQKTAMFDFLNAKQGNVIAVIDKKKETIRKYISENQKEIKIPPLTETGGLNVDGFKKMMVKDKMNYVILETSNTGMIKYTMNAMLSVMNTYQVQLVILEPNETLDTDEISFEDLTKLHLMYPSTTRVNDSPEAQIFVQNYRKKNKVNPSTFAIRGFDITFDTMMRLSQDKTYQETAETMITEQIENKFEYYKKEDGGYANKGTYILYYDTDLTIKEAK, encoded by the coding sequence ATGAAATATTTTTCAGTATTATTCTTTTCAGTATTATTTGTTGCCGTTTCAAGTCAAGCTCAGGACAAGTTGGATAAGTATGTTGTAAGTAAAGGAGAAACGATAAATCAGATTGCACAAAAATTCAAGATTACTCCTTTGGATATCTACAAACTCAATCCCGATGCACAAAATGGGTTAAAGCCAAATACGGTGTTGTTAATTCCAAAAAGCAATTCAAAAAATGTAGCAGTTTCTAATAATAAACCAAAAGCGCAGGCTAGAACCCATGTGGTTCTCGCCAAGGAAACTTTATTTGGGATCGAAAATAAGTACGATGTAACTGATGAAGCTTTAAAAAAAGCAAATCCTTTTTTGGAGAAAGAAGGTTTACAAATTGGTCAAATTTTAAATATTCCTTCTAAAAGTAGCTCAAAAACCACAGTTGTTGCCAAAAATGTAGTGATATATCATACCGTTCTTGCTAAGGAAACAAAATATTCCATTGCAAAACAGTACGATATGACTATTGAAGAATTGGAAAAAAGAAACCCCGAGATTGTTGCCAATTTGCCAATTGGTTATCAATTATTAATAAAAGGAAATGGCCCGAAACCTATTGCGAAGGAAAGTAATATTGAGAAAAAAGCAGATGTTGTTAAACCAATTACAATAAAAGCTTCAAAAGAAATTGTCTATGTTGAATATCAGGTTAAAGCGAAAGAGACTTTTTATAGCCTGTCGAAAATGTTTGGACTTACCCAACAGCAATTAATAGAGCTTAATCCTGCATTATCTGGCGGTGTTGAAGAAGGTATGATGCTGAAAGTGCCTTCCAAATCCAATCAGATTGCTTCGAATAGCGTAAAACAAAAAGTTGTTTTAACTCAAAAAAGTAGTGATGACAAAAAAACTTTGGTGTTGTTGTTGCCATTTAATATCGCCAAAAATTCAAACGATACTATCAATTCTACTACAAATAGAATTAAGAATGATAAATTTCTAAATATGACTTTGGATTTTTATTCAGGAGCTTTAATGGCTATAGACTCTGCCAAGCAAGTTGGAATTTCGTTGGATGTAAAGATTTTTGATTCGAATGAAACAAAAAACACTTCAAATGTGGCATCAATTTTTAAGGATAATAATCTCGAAAATGCAGATGCTGTTGTCGGGCCATTTTATCAAAGTAATGTAGAAAAGACAGCAAACTTATTTGCGCAAAATAATGTTCCCGTTATTTCGCCTTTGTCTAAAGATGGAGGAAATCCTTTTGATAATTTGTATCAATCCATTGTTTCAACTACAGTTCAGAAAACGGCAATGTTTGATTTTTTGAATGCAAAACAGGGGAACGTAATTGCAGTAATTGACAAGAAAAAAGAAACCATCAGAAAATATATTTCAGAAAATCAGAAAGAAATCAAGATTCCTCCATTGACAGAAACGGGAGGCCTTAATGTAGATGGTTTCAAGAAAATGATGGTAAAAGACAAAATGAATTATGTTATTTTGGAAACGAGCAATACCGGAATGATAAAGTATACCATGAATGCAATGCTAAGTGTAATGAACACCTATCAAGTACAATTGGTTATTTTGGAACCTAATGAAACCTTGGATACTGACGAAATAAGTTTTGAGGATCTTACTAAATTACATTTAATGTATCCTTCGACAACAAGGGTAAACGATTCGCCTGAAGCTCAAATTTTTGTTCAGAATTATAGAAAAAAGAATAAAGTCAATCCAAGTACTTTTGCTATTCGCGGTTTTGATATCACTTTTGATACCATGATGCGCTTGTCGCAAGATAAGACTTATCAGGAAACTGCCGAAACCATGATCACCGAACAAATAGAAAATAAATTCGAATATTATAAAAAAGAGGATGGTGGGTACGCCAATAAAGGAACTTATATTCTGTATTATGATACCGATCTTACGATTAAAGAGGCAAAGTAG
- a CDS encoding CTP synthase yields the protein MNQTKYIFVTGGVTSSLGKGIIAASLAKLLQARGYRTTIQKFDPYINVDPGTLNPYEHGECYVTDDGAETDLDLGHYERFLNVPTSQANNVTTGRIYLSVIEKERRGEFLGKTVQVVPHITNEIKERMQLLGKSGDYDIVITEIGGTVGDIESLPYIESVRQLVWDLGEHNAIVIHLTLVPYLAAAGELKTKPTQHSVKTLMESGIKADILVCRTEHEISDEIRNKLALFCNVKREAVIQSIDASTIYEVPNLMLEEGLDVVALKKLDLPKKAAPDLKNWNTFLRRLKFPKHTVNIGLIGKYVEMQDCYKSILEAFIHAGAANETKVNVISIHSEFIDTENIKEKLSGLDAILVAPGFGERGIEGKIEAIRYARENKVPFFGICLGMQMAIIEYSRNILGLADANSTEMNDKTTNPVVNLMEDQKTVTDKGGTMRLGAWKCDITPDSLAYKIYGKTSISERHRHRYEYNSKYVDQLQKAGLISSGVNPDTGLVEIVELTDHPFFIGVQYHPEYKSTVANPHPIFVSFVAAAVKAKKK from the coding sequence ATGAATCAAACGAAATATATTTTTGTTACTGGCGGTGTGACTTCTTCTCTAGGAAAAGGAATTATAGCGGCATCTTTGGCAAAATTGTTACAAGCAAGAGGATACAGAACGACTATTCAAAAATTTGATCCTTATATCAATGTCGATCCAGGAACTTTAAACCCTTATGAGCACGGGGAATGTTATGTAACCGACGATGGTGCAGAAACAGATTTGGATTTAGGGCATTACGAACGTTTCTTGAATGTGCCAACTTCTCAAGCCAACAATGTAACTACAGGCAGAATATATCTTTCGGTAATAGAAAAAGAACGTAGAGGAGAATTCCTAGGAAAAACAGTTCAGGTTGTTCCTCATATCACAAATGAAATTAAGGAAAGAATGCAATTGCTTGGTAAATCAGGCGATTATGATATTGTTATTACCGAAATCGGTGGTACTGTTGGGGATATAGAATCGTTACCGTATATTGAGTCAGTTCGACAATTGGTTTGGGATTTAGGCGAGCACAATGCAATTGTTATTCATTTAACTTTGGTGCCTTATTTGGCTGCTGCTGGCGAATTAAAAACCAAACCAACACAACACTCCGTAAAAACTTTGATGGAAAGCGGAATAAAAGCAGATATCCTAGTTTGTAGAACAGAACATGAAATTTCAGATGAAATTCGTAATAAATTGGCCCTGTTTTGTAATGTAAAAAGAGAAGCGGTTATTCAATCTATCGATGCTTCCACTATTTATGAAGTGCCTAATTTAATGTTGGAAGAAGGATTGGATGTAGTGGCTTTGAAAAAATTGGATTTACCCAAAAAGGCAGCTCCCGATTTGAAAAACTGGAACACGTTTTTACGCAGATTAAAATTTCCAAAACATACCGTAAACATCGGTTTGATTGGGAAATATGTAGAAATGCAGGATTGTTACAAATCGATTTTGGAAGCTTTTATTCATGCAGGTGCTGCGAATGAAACCAAAGTAAATGTGATTTCGATACATTCTGAGTTCATCGACACAGAGAATATTAAAGAAAAATTATCCGGTTTGGATGCTATTCTAGTGGCTCCAGGTTTTGGAGAAAGAGGAATAGAAGGAAAAATTGAAGCGATTCGTTATGCACGTGAAAATAAAGTTCCGTTTTTCGGAATTTGTTTGGGAATGCAAATGGCGATTATCGAATATTCAAGAAATATATTAGGATTGGCTGATGCAAATTCAACCGAAATGAATGATAAAACTACGAATCCAGTTGTTAATTTGATGGAAGATCAAAAAACTGTGACAGATAAAGGAGGAACCATGCGTCTTGGAGCTTGGAAATGTGATATCACTCCAGATTCATTAGCTTATAAAATTTACGGAAAAACATCTATTTCAGAACGTCACCGTCACCGTTACGAATACAACAGTAAATATGTTGATCAATTGCAAAAAGCGGGATTGATTTCTTCTGGTGTAAATCCTGACACAGGTCTTGTAGAGATTGTTGAATTAACAGATCATCCTTTCTTTATCGGTGTTCAATACCACCCGGAATATAAGAGTACAGTAGCAAACCCGCATCCAATTTTTGTGAGTTTTGTTGCTGCTGCCGTTAAAGCTAAAAAGAAATAA
- a CDS encoding toxin-antitoxin system YwqK family antitoxin — protein sequence MFYIFRVLIFFLCCQTVFCQSDTNPVDDKGRKHGVWSGVYEESGRPRYEGTFEHGKEVGVFNFFDDTQAKSIIATRTFSSKDNSCYTIFYDQKKNVVSEGKEVNKLREGQWKYYHKASKAIMTLENYKNGKLEGTRTVYYPSGKIVDETIYKNGIKEGAYKKYSEKGIVLESTFFKNGEYDGQAIYKDPNDLVIAKGLFKNGQKVGKWQFFINGKLTSEENMDKPKKPLLKSDRVKID from the coding sequence ATGTTTTATATTTTTAGGGTTTTAATCTTTTTTTTATGTTGTCAAACTGTTTTTTGTCAATCAGACACTAACCCTGTTGATGATAAAGGTAGAAAGCATGGTGTTTGGTCTGGAGTCTATGAAGAATCTGGCAGACCGCGGTATGAAGGTACTTTTGAACATGGAAAAGAAGTTGGAGTTTTTAACTTTTTTGATGATACACAAGCAAAATCAATAATCGCAACGAGAACGTTCAGCTCAAAAGATAATTCGTGTTATACTATTTTTTATGATCAAAAGAAGAATGTAGTCAGCGAAGGCAAAGAAGTCAATAAGTTGCGTGAAGGACAATGGAAATACTATCACAAAGCTTCAAAAGCGATTATGACATTAGAAAATTATAAAAACGGAAAACTCGAAGGAACTCGAACTGTTTATTATCCCAGTGGGAAAATCGTTGATGAAACTATTTATAAAAATGGTATAAAAGAAGGAGCTTACAAAAAATATTCTGAAAAAGGAATTGTTTTAGAAAGCACATTTTTTAAAAATGGGGAGTATGATGGTCAGGCTATTTATAAAGATCCGAATGATTTGGTCATTGCAAAAGGGCTTTTCAAAAATGGACAAAAAGTTGGGAAGTGGCAATTTTTTATAAATGGAAAATTGACAAGTGAAGAGAATATGGATAAACCCAAAAAACCGTTACTTAAAAGTGACAGAGTAAAAATAGATTAA
- the yidC gene encoding membrane protein insertase YidC produces the protein MEEKKLDLNSVIGIVLIIGIFLWMMYQNKPSEATLAAEKAKKELVAKEAQAKAAVVNTVVAPTAIVAGDSTQLAALQKTLGGFAYSATLPSAKNDVTTIENDFVVLKIANKGGYIVEATLKNFEKFKKNSGQLVSLIKNNNSDLNIQLQTSDNRVLNTKDLYFEPTLTKVGADQVLSMKLKAGANEYLEYKYILKPNDYMVGFDIRSQGLNKILNTAKPLDLQWNLKTFRTEKSISYENRFTLLNYEYENEKFSSVSGNGKEVKEDTPEKVAFVAFKQHFFTSILLTNTPFEKSSLKSNNLVLDEKKDTTFVKQFNANVPLAFSNGEVDYKMNWYFGPADYKLLKSYDKHIEKIIPLGWGIFGWINMFIFIPLFGFLSSYISYGIAIIVFTIIIKIAMSPVTYKSFLSQAKMKVLRPEITELGEKFKKDPMKKQQETMKLYNKAGVNPMAGCIPALIQIPFMYASFQFFPSAFELRQKSFLWADDLSSFDSIYKLPFHIPLYGDHIGLFPLMAAIAIFFYMKMTSGDQQMAAPQQEGMPDMAKMMKYMIYISPLMMLIFFNSYGAGLSLYNFMSNLITIGIMFVIKNHIVDPDKIHAQIQENKLKEPKKPGKFQQKLQQAMEQAEAQKAKDKKK, from the coding sequence ATGGAAGAAAAAAAATTAGACCTTAACTCGGTTATAGGTATTGTGTTAATTATTGGTATTTTTCTTTGGATGATGTACCAAAACAAACCTTCGGAGGCAACTCTTGCTGCAGAAAAGGCTAAAAAAGAATTGGTTGCCAAAGAAGCGCAAGCGAAAGCAGCAGTTGTAAATACAGTTGTTGCCCCAACGGCAATAGTAGCAGGTGATTCTACTCAATTGGCCGCGTTGCAAAAAACATTAGGAGGTTTTGCTTATTCTGCAACTTTACCCTCAGCAAAAAATGATGTTACAACAATCGAAAATGATTTTGTAGTATTGAAAATTGCCAACAAAGGAGGTTACATTGTAGAAGCTACTTTAAAGAATTTTGAAAAATTCAAGAAAAATTCAGGGCAATTGGTTTCTTTGATCAAGAACAACAATTCCGATTTGAATATTCAATTGCAAACAAGTGATAATAGAGTTTTGAATACAAAAGATTTGTATTTTGAACCTACATTAACTAAAGTGGGTGCTGATCAAGTTCTTTCGATGAAATTGAAAGCTGGAGCCAATGAATATTTAGAATACAAATACATTTTGAAACCAAACGATTATATGGTTGGTTTTGATATTCGTTCTCAAGGTTTGAACAAAATTTTGAATACAGCTAAACCACTGGATCTGCAATGGAATTTAAAAACGTTCAGAACAGAGAAAAGTATTTCATACGAAAATCGTTTTACACTTTTGAATTATGAGTATGAGAATGAAAAATTCAGCAGTGTTTCTGGGAACGGAAAAGAAGTTAAAGAAGATACCCCCGAAAAAGTAGCATTCGTAGCTTTTAAGCAGCACTTTTTTACTTCAATATTATTGACTAATACTCCTTTTGAGAAATCAAGTTTGAAATCGAATAATTTGGTTTTGGATGAAAAAAAAGATACAACTTTTGTTAAGCAATTTAATGCAAATGTGCCATTGGCATTTTCAAATGGAGAAGTAGATTATAAAATGAATTGGTATTTTGGACCGGCAGATTACAAATTATTGAAATCGTATGACAAGCATATTGAGAAAATTATTCCATTAGGATGGGGTATATTTGGTTGGATTAATATGTTTATATTTATTCCTTTGTTTGGATTTTTAAGTAGTTATATTTCTTATGGTATTGCCATTATTGTTTTTACAATAATCATAAAAATTGCAATGTCTCCAGTTACTTATAAGTCATTCTTGTCTCAGGCCAAAATGAAAGTATTGCGACCAGAGATTACAGAATTGGGTGAGAAATTCAAAAAAGACCCAATGAAAAAACAGCAGGAAACGATGAAATTGTACAATAAAGCGGGTGTAAATCCAATGGCGGGTTGCATTCCGGCTTTGATTCAGATTCCATTTATGTATGCATCATTTCAATTTTTCCCATCCGCTTTTGAGTTGAGGCAGAAAAGTTTCCTTTGGGCAGATGATTTGTCTTCATTTGACTCTATTTACAAATTACCGTTCCACATTCCATTATACGGAGATCATATTGGGTTATTTCCTTTGATGGCAGCAATTGCAATTTTCTTTTATATGAAAATGACATCTGGTGACCAGCAAATGGCAGCTCCGCAACAAGAAGGAATGCCGGATATGGCTAAGATGATGAAATACATGATTTATATTTCGCCACTTATGATGTTGATTTTCTTCAATAGCTATGGTGCAGGATTGAGTTTGTATAACTTTATGTCGAATTTAATCACTATTGGTATTATGTTTGTGATCAAAAATCACATTGTAGACCCAGATAAGATTCATGCTCAAATACAAGAGAATAAGTTGAAAGAACCTAAAAAACCAGGTAAATTTCAACAAAAATTGCAACAAGCGATGGAACAAGCCGAAGCTCAAAAAGCAAAAGACAAAAAGAAATAA